The Sabethes cyaneus chromosome 3, idSabCyanKW18_F2, whole genome shotgun sequence DNA window TCTTCAGGCGTAGTTTGTCCATTTTCCTTAGCCgtagcttcttcttcttctttagtCGGTGTGGTAACCTCCTTTGCTTCTTCTTCAGGCGTGGTTTCCGCTTCTTCAGCAGGTGTTGATTCATCCTTCGATGCTTCTTCGGAGGAAGTTTCCTCTCCTTCGGCAGGCGTAGTTTCTTCTTCTGGTTTTGCTGCTGGACTGGTTTCTCCTTCTTCAGCCGGCGCATTCTCCTCCTTTGGTTCTTCGGGCGTAGTTTCCGCCTCTTCAGCAGGTGTTGATTCATCCTTTGGTGCTTCTTCGGAAGAAGTTTCCTCTCCTTCTGCAGGCGTGGTTTCTTCGTGTTTTTCTGCTGGACTGGTTTCTCCTTCAGTCGGTGTGGTCTCCTCCTTTGCTTCTTCTTCAGGCGTAGTGTCCGCTTCTTCAGCAGGTGTTGATTCATACTTCGGTGCTTCTTCAGAGGAAGTTTCCTCTCCTTCGGCAGGCGTAGTTTCTTCTTCTggtttttctgctggactagtttCTCCTTCAGCCGGTGTGGTCTCCTcctttcctttttcttcttcttcagagGTAGTCTCTGCTTCTTCAGCAGGTGTTGATTCATCCTTCTGTGCTTCTTCGGAAGAAGTTTCCTCTCCTACGACAGGCGTAGTTTCTTCTTCAggtttttctgctggactagtttCTCTTTCAGCCGGTGTGGTCTCCTCctttgcttcttcttcttcagacGTAGTTTTCGCTTCTTCAGCAGGTGTTGATTCATCTTTCGGTGCTACTTCGGAAGAAGTTTCCTCTCCTTCTGCAGGCGTAGTTTCTTCTTCgggtttttctgctggactagtttTTCCTTCAGCCGGTGTGGTCTCCTCCTTTGCTTCGTCGTTAGGCGTAGAGTCCGCTCGTTCAGCAGGCGTTGATTCATCTCTCTGTGCTTCTTCGGCGGAAGTTTCCTGGCCTTCGGCAGGCGTAGTTTTTTCTTCgggtttttctgctggactagtttCTCCTTCAGTCGGTGTGGTCTCCTCTTTTGCTTCTTCTTCAGGCGTAGTCTTCGTTTCTTCAGCAGGTGTCGATTCATCTTTCGGTGCTTCTTCAGAGGAAGTTTCCTGGCCTTCGGCAGGCGTAGTTTCTTCTTCgggtttttctgctggactGGTTTCTCCTTCAGCCGGTGTGGTCTCCTTTGCTGCTTCAGGCGTAGTGTCCGCTTCTTCAGCAGGTGTTGATTCATCTTTCGGTGCTTTTTCGGAGGAACTTTCCTGGCCTTCGGCAGGCGTAGTGTCTTCTTCGagtttttctgctggactagtttCTCCTTCAGCCGGTGTGGTCTCTTCCTTTGCTTCTTCTTCAGGCGTAGTTTCCACTTCTTCAGCAGGTGTCGATTCATCTTTCGGTGCTTCTTCAGAGGAAGTTTCTTGGCCTTCGGCAGGCGTATTTTCTTCTTCAGGTTTTTCTGCTGGACTGGTTTCTCCTTCAGCCGGTGTGGTCTCCTTTGCTTCTTCTTCAGGCGTAGTGTCCACTTCAGCAGGTGTCGATTCATCTTTCGGTGCTTCTTCAGAGGAAGTTTCTTGGTCTTCGGCAGGCGTGGTTTCTTCTTCgggtttttctgctggactagtttCTCCTTCAGCCGGTGTGGTCTCCTCCTTTGCTTCTTCTTCAGGCGTAGTCTCCGCTTCTTCAGCAGGTGTTGATTCTTTCGGTGCTTCTTCGGAGGAAGTTTCTTGGCCTTCGGCAGGCGTAGTTCCTTCTTCgggtttttctgctggactagtttCTCCTTCAGCCGGTGTGGTCACCTCCTTTGCTGCCTCTTCAGGCGTAGTATCCGCTTCTTCAGTAGGTGTTGATTCATCTTTCGGTGCTTCTTCGGAGGAAGTTTCTTGACCTTCGGCAGGCGTAGTTTCTTCTTCgggtttttctgctggactGGTTTCTCCTTCAGCCGGTGTGGTCTCCTTTGCTTCTTCAGGCGTAGTGTCCACTTCTTCAGCAGGTGTCGATTCATCTTTCGGTGCTTCTTCAGAGGAAGGTTCTTGGTCTTCGGCAGGCGTGGTTTCTTCTTCgggtttttctgctggactagtttCTCCTTCAGTCGGTGTGGTCTCCTCCTTTGCTTCTTCTTCAGGCGTAGTTTCCGCTTCTTCAGCAGGTGTTGATTCATCTTTCGGTGCTTCTCCGGAGGAAGTTTCTTGGCTTTCGGCAGGCGTAGTTTCTTCTTCgggtttttctgctggactGGTTTCTCCTTCAGCCGGTGTGGTCTCCTTTGCTTCTTCTTCAGGCGTAGTTTCCGCTTCTTCAGCAGGTGTTGATTCATCTTTCGGTGCTTCTTCGGAGGAAGTTTCTTGACCTTCGGCAGGCGTAGTTTCTTCTTCgggtttttctgctggactGGTTTCTCCTTCAGCCGGTGTGGTCTCCTTTGCTTCTTCAGGCGTAGTGTCCACTTCAGCAGGTGTCGATTCATCTTTCGGTGCTTCTTCAGAGGAAGTTTCTTGGTCTTCGGCAGGCGTGGTTTCTTCTTCgggtttttctgctggactagtttCTCCTTCAGCCGGTGTGGTCTCCTCCTTTGCTTCTTCAGGCGTATTTTCCGCTTCTTCAGCAGGTGTTGATTCATCTTTCGGTGCTTCTCCGGAGGAAGTTTCTTGGCCTTCGGCACGCGTAGTGTCTTCTTCgggtttttctgctggactagtttCTCCTTCAACCGGTGTGGTCTCCTCCTTTGCTTCTTCTTCAGGCGTAGTCTCCGCTTCTTCAGCAGGTGTTGATTCTTTCGGTGCTTCTTCGGAGGAAGTTTTTTGGCCTTCGGCAGGCGTAGTTTCTTCTTCGGGTTTTTCTGCTAGACTAGTTTCTCCTTCAGACGGTGTGGTCTCCTCCTTTGCTTCTTCTTCAAGCGTAGTCTCCGCTTCTTCAGCAGGTGTTGATTCATCTTTCGGTGCTTCTTCGGAGGAAGTTTCTTGGCCTTCGGCAGGCGTAGTTTCTTCTTCgggtttttctgctggactagtttCTCCTTCAGTCGGTGTGGTCTCTTCCTTTGCTTCTTCTTCAGCCGTAGTGTCCGCTTCTTCAGCAGGTGTTGATTCATCTTTCGGTGCTTCTTCGGAGGAAGTATCTTGGCCTTCGGCAGGCGTAGTTTCTTCTTCgggtttttctgctggactagtttCTCCTTCAGCCGGTGTGGTCTCCTTTGTTTCTTCTTCAGGCGTAGCATCCGTTTCTTCAGCAGGTGTTGATTCATCTTTCGGTGCTTCTTCGGAGGAAGTTTCTTGGCCTTCGGCAGGCGTAGTTTCTTCTTCgggtttttctgctggactagtttCTCCTTCAGCCGGTGTGGTCTCCTTTGCTTCTTTTTCAGGCGTAGTATCCGCTTCTTCAGCAGGTGTTGATTCATCTTTCGGTGCTTCTTCGGAGGAAGTTTCTTGGCCTTCGGCAGGCGTAGTTTCTTCTTCgggtttttctgctggactagtttCTCCTTCAGCCGGTGTGGTCTCCTTTGCTTCTTCTTCAGGCGTAGTGTCCACTTCAGCAGGTGTCGATTCATCTTTCGGTGCTTCTTCAGAGGAAGTTTCATGGTCTTCGGCAGGCGTGGTTTCTTCTTCgggtttttctgctggactagtttCTCCTTCAGCCGGTGTGGTCTCCTCCTTTGCTTCTTTTTCAGGCGTAGTCTTCGTTTCGTCAGCAGGCGTTGATTCATCTTTCGGTGCTTCTTCGGAGGAAGTTTCTTGGCCTTCGTCAGGCGTAATGTCTTCTTCgggtttttctgctggactagtttCTCCTTCAGACGGTGTGGTCATCTCCTTTGCTTCTTCTTCAGGTGTAGTGTCCACTTCTTCAGCAGGTGTCGATTCATCTTTCGGTGCTTCTCCGGAGGAAGTTTCTTGGCCTTCGGCAGGCGTAGTTTCTTCTTCgggtttttctgctggactGGTTTCTCCTTCAGCCGCTTTTGTCTCCTCCTTTGCTTCTTCTTCAGGCGTAGTCTCCGCTTCTTCAGCAGGTGTTGATTCTTTCGGTGCTTCTTCGGAGGAAGTTTCTTGGCCTTCGGCAGGCGTAGTTTCTTCTTCGGGTTTTTCTGTTGGACTAGTTTCTCCTTCAGCCGGTGTGGTCTCCTCCTTTGCTTCTTTTTCAGGCGTAGTCTTCGTTTCGTCAGCAGGCGTTGATTCATCTTTCAGTGGTTTTTCGGAGGCAGTTTCCTGGCCTTCTGCAGGCGTAGTTTCTTCTTCgggtttttctgctggactagtttCTCCTTCAGCCGGTGTGGTCTCCTCCTTTGCTTCTTCTTCAGGCGTAGTCTTCGTTTCTTCAGCAGGTGTTGATTCATCTTTCGGTGCTTCTCCGGAGGAAGTTTCTTGGCCTTCGGCAGGCGTAGTTTCTTCTggtttttctgctggactagtttCTCCTTCAGCCGGTGTGGTCTCCTCCTTTGCTTCTTCTTCAGGCGTAGTTTCCACTTCTTCAGCAGGTGTCGATTCATCTTTCGGTGCTTCTTCAGAGGAAGTTTCTTGGTCTTCGGCAGGCGTGGTTTCTTCTTCgggtttttctgctggactagtttCTCCTTCAGCCGGTGTGGTCTCCTCCTTTGCTTCTTCTTCAGGCGTAGTCTCCGCTTCTTCAACAGGTGTTGATTCATCTTTCGGTGCTTCTTCGGCGGAAGTTTCCTGGCCTTCGGCAGGCGTAGTTTCTTCTTCAggtttttctgctggactagtttCCCCTTCAGCCGGTGTGGTCTCCTTTGCTTCTTCTTCAGGCGTAGTCTCCGCTTCTTCAACAGGTGTTGATTCTTTCGGTGCTTCTTCGGAGGAAGTTTCTTGGCCTTCGGCAGGCGTAGTTTCTTCTTCgggtttttctgctggactagtttCTCCTTCAGTCGGTGTGGTCTCCTCTTTTGCTTCTTCAGACGTAGTCTTCGTTTCTTCAGCAGGCGTTGATTCATCTTTCGGTGCTTCTTCGGAGGAAGTTTCCTGGCCTTCGGCAGGCGTAGTTTCTTCTTCgggtttttctgctggactagtttCTCCTTCAGCCGGTGTGGTCTCCCCCTTTGCTTCTTCTTCAGGCGTAGTCTCCGCTTCTTCAGCAGGTGTTGATTCTTTCGGTGCTTCTTCGGAGGAATTTTCTTGGCCTTCGGCAGGCGTAGTTTCTTCTTCgggtttttctgctggactagtttCTCCTTCAGCCGGTGTGGTCTCCTCCTTTGCTTCTTCTTCAAGCGTAGTCTCCGCTTCTTCAGCAGGTGTTGATTCATCTTTCGGTGCTTCTTCGGAGGAAGTTTCTTGGCCTTCGGCAGGCGTAGTTTCTTCTTCgggtttttctgctggactagtttCTCCTTCAGTCGGTGTGGTCTCTTCCTTTGCTTCTTCTTCAGCCGTAGTGTCCGCTTCTTCAGCAGGTGTTGATTCATCTTTCGGTGCTTCTTCGGAGGAAGTATCTTGGCCTTCGGCAGGCGTAGTTTCTTCTTCgggtttttctgctggactagtttCTCCTTCAGCCGGTGTGGTCTCCTTTGCTTCTTCTTCAGGCGTAGCATCCGTTTCTTCAGCAGGTGTTGATTCATCTTTCGGTGCTTCTTCGGAGGAAGTTTCTTGGCCTTCGGCAGGCGTAGTTTCTTCTTCgggtttttctgctggactagtttCTCCTTCAGCCGGTGTGGTCTCCTTTGCTTCTTCTTCAGGCGTAGTATCCGCTTCTTCAGCAGGTGTTGATTCATCTTTCGGTGCTTCTTCGGAGGAAGTTTCTTGGCCTTCGGCAGGCGTAGTTTCTTCTTCgggtttttctgctggactagtttCTCCTTCAGCCGGTGTGGTCTCCTTTGCTTCTTCTTCAGGCGTAGTGTCCACTTCAGCAGGTGTCGATTCATCTTTCGGTGCTTCTTCAGAGGAAGTTTCATGGTCTTCGGCAGGCGTGGTTTCTTCTTCgggtttttctgctggactagtttCTCCTTCAGCCGGTGTGGTCTCCTCCTTTGCTTCTTCTTCAGGCGTAGTATTCGCTTTTTCAGCAGGTGTTGATTCGTCTTTCGGTGCTTCTTCGGAGGAAGTATCTTGGCCTTCGGCAGGCGTAGTTTCTTCTTCgggtttttctgctggactGGTTTCTCCTTCAGTCGGTGTGGTCTCTTCCTTTGCTTCTTCTTCAGGCGTAGTCTCCGCTTCTTCAGCAGGTGTTGATTCATCTTTCGGTGCTTCTTCGGAGGAAGTTTCTTGGCCTTCGGCAGGCGTAGTTTCTTCGCGTTTTTCTACTGGACTAGTTTCTCCTTCAGCCGGTGTGGTCTCCTTTGCTTCTTCTTCAGGCGTAGTGTCCACTTCAGCAGGTGTCGATTCATCTTTCGGTGCTTCTTCGGAGGAAGTTTCCTGGCCTTCGGCAGGCGTAGTTTCTTCTTCgggtttttctgctggactagtttCTCCTTCAGTCGGTGTGGTCTCTTCCTTTGCTTCTTCTTCAGCCGTAGTGTCCGCTTCTTCAGCAGGTGTTGATTCATCTTTCGGTGCTTCTTCGGAGGAAGTATCTTGGCCTTCGGCAGGCGTAGTTTCTTCTTCgggtttttctgctggactGGTTTCTCCTTCAGTCGGTGTGGTCTCTTCCTTTGCTTCTTCTTCAGGCGTAGTCTCCGCTTCTTCAGCAGGTGTTGATTCTTTCGGTGCTTCTTCGGAGGAAGTATCTTGACCTTCGGCAGGCGTAGTTTCTTCTTCGAGTTTTTCTGCTGGACTGGTTTCTCCTTCAGCCGGTGTGGTCTCTTCCTTTGCTTCTTCTTCAGGCGTAGTCTTCGCTTCTTCAGCAGGTGTTGATTCATCTTTCGGTGCTTCTTCGGAGGAAGTATCTTGGCCTTCGGCAGGCGTAGTTTCTTCTTCgggtttttctgctggactGGTTTCTCCTTCAGCCGGTGTGGTCTCCTTTGCTTCTTCTTCAGGCGTAGTATCCGCTTCTTCAGCAGGTGTTGATTCATCTTTCGGTGCTTCTTCGGAGGAAGTATCTTGGCCTTTGGCAGGCGTAGTTTCTTCTTCgggtttttctgctggactGGTTTCTCCTTCAGTCGGTGTGGTCTCTTCCTTTGCTTCTTCTTCAGGCGTAGTCTCCGCTTCTTCAGCAGGTGTTGATTCTTTCGGTGCTTCTTCGGAGGAAATATCTTGACCTTCGGCAGGCGTAGTTTCTTCTTCgggtttttctgctggactGGTTTCTCCTTCAGCCGGTGTGGTCTCTTCCTTTGCTTCTTCTTCAGCCGTAGTGTCCGCTTCTTCAGCAGGTGTTGATTCATCTTTCGGTGCTTCTTCGGAGGAAGTATCTTGGCCTTCGGCAGGCGTAGTTTCTTCTTCgggtttttctgctggactGGTTTCTCCTTCAGCCGGTGTGGTCTCCTTTGCTTCTTCTTCAGGCGTAGTCTCCGCTTCTTCAGCAGGTGTCGATTCATCTTTCGGTGCTTCTTCAGAGGAAGTTTCTTGCTCTTCGGCAGGCGTGGTTTCTTCTTCgggtttttctgctggactagtttCTCCTTGAGTCGGTGTGGTCTCTTCCTTTGCTTCTTCTTCAGCCGTAGTGTCCGCTTCTTCAGCAGGTGTTGATTCATCTTTCGGTGCTTCTTCGGAGGAAGTATCTTGGCCTTCGGCAGGCGTAGTTTCTTCTTCgggtttttctgctggactagtttCTCCTTCAGTCGGTGTGGTCTCCTTTGCTTTTTCAGGCGTAGTGTCCGCTTCTTCAGTTGCTGTCGATTCATCTTTCGGTGCTTCTTCAGAGGAAGTTTCTTGGTCTTCGGCAGGCGTGGTTTCTTCTTCgggtttttctgctggactagtttCTCCTTCAGCCGGTGTGGTCTCCTCCTTTGCTTCTTCTTCAGGCGTAGTCTCCGCTACTTCAGCAGGTGTTGATTCATCTTTCGGTGCTTCTTCGGAGGAAGTTTCTTGGCCTTCGGCAGGCGTAGTTTCTTCTTCgggtttttctgctggactGGTTTCTCCTTCAGCCGGTGTGGTGTCCTTTGCTTCTTCTTCAGCCGTAGTGTCCGCTTCTTCAGCAGGTGTTGATTCATCTTTCGGTGCTTCTTCAGAGGAAGTTTCTTGGCCTTCGGCAGGCGTAGTTTCTTCTTCgggtttttctgctggactagtttCTCCTTCAGTCGGTGTGGTCTCCTCTCTTGCTTCTTCAGACGTAGTCTTCGTTTCTTCAGCAGGCGTTGATTCATCTTTCGGTGCTTCTTCGGAGGAAGTTTCCTGGCCTTCGGCAGGCGTAGTTTCTTCTTCgggtttttctgctggactagtttCTCCTTCAGCCGGTGTGGTCTCCCCCTTTGCTTCTTCTTCAGGCGTAGTCTCCGCTTCTTCAGCAGGTGTTGATTCTTTCGGTGCTTCTTCGGAGGAAGTTTCTTGGCCTTCGGCAGGCGTAGTTTCTTCTTCGGATTTTTTTACTGGACTAGTTTCTCCTTCATCCGGCGTGGTCTCCTCCTTTGCTTCTTCTTCAGGCGTAGTATCCGCTTCTTCAGCAGGTGTTGATTCATCTTTCGGTGCTTCTTCGGCGGAAGTTTCCTGGCCTTCGGCAGGCGTAGTTTCCTCTTCgggtttttctgctggactagtttCTCCTTCAGCCGGTGTGGTCTCCTCCTTTGCTTCTTCTTCAGGCGTAGTTTCCGCTTCTTCAGCAGGTGTTGATTCATCTTTCGGTGCTTCTTCAGAGGAAGTTTCCTGGCCTTCGGCAGGCGTAGTTTCTTCTTCgggtttttctgctggactagtttCTCCTTCAGCCGGTGTGGTCTCCTTTGCTTCTTCTTCAGGCGTAGTCTCCGCTTCTTCAGCAGGTGTTGATTCTTTCGGTGCTTCTTCGGAGGAAGTTTCTTGGCCTTCGGCAGGCGTAGTTTCTTCTTCgggtttttctgctggactagtttCTCCTTCAGTCGGTGTGGTCTCCTCTTTTGCTTCTTCAGACGTAGTCTTCGTTTTTTCAGCAGGCGTTGATTCATCTTTCGGTGCTTCTTCGGAGGAAGTTTCCTGGTCTTCGGCAGGCGTAGTTTCTTCTTCgggtttttctgctggactagtttCTCCTTCAGCCGGTGTGGTCTCCTTTGCTTCTTCTTCAGGCGTAGCATCCGCTTCTTCAGCAGGTGTTGATTCATCTTTCGGTGCTTCTTCGGAGGAAGTTTCTTGGCCTTCGGTAGGCGTAGTTTCTTCTTCgggtttttctgctggactagtttCTCCTTCAGCCGGTGTGGTCTCCCCCTTTGCTTCTTCTTCAGGCGTAGTCTCCGCTTCTTCAGCAGGTGTTGATTCTTTCGGTGCTTCTTCGGAGGAAGTTTCTTGGCCTTCGGCAGGCGTAGTTTCTTCTTCgggtttttctgctggactagtttCTCCTTCAGCCGGTGTGGTCTTCTCCTTTGCTTCTTCTTCAGGCGTAGTGTCCACTTCTTCAGCAGGTGTTGATTCTTTCGGTGCTTCTTCGGAGGAAGTTTCTTGGCCTTCGGCAGGCGTAGTTTCTTCTTCgggtttttctgctggactagtttCTCCTTCAGCCGGTGTGGTCTCCCCCTTTGCTTCTTCTTCAGGCGTAGTCTCCGCTTCTTCAGCAGGTGTTGATTCTTTCGGTGCTTCTTCGGAGGAAGTTTCTTGGCCTTCGGCAGGCGTAGTTTCTTCTTCGGATTTTTTTGCTGGACTAGTTTCTCCTTCATCCGGCGTGGTCTCCTCCTTTGCTTCTTCTTCAGGCGTAGTATCCGCTTCTTCAGCAGGTGTTGATTCATCTTTCGGTGCTTCTTCGGAGGAAGTTTCTTGGCCTTCGGCAGGCGTAGTTTCTTCTTCgggtttttctgctggactagtttCTCCTTCAGTCGGTGTGGTCTCTTCCTTTGCTTCTTCTTCAGGCGTAGTCTCCGCTTCTTCAGCAGGTGTTGATTCATCTTTCGGTGCTTCTTCGGAGGAAGTTTCCTGGCCTTCGGCAGGCGTAGTTTCTTCTTCgggtttttctgctggactagtttCTCCTTCAGCCGGTGTGGTCTCCTTTGCTTCTTCTTCAGGCGTAGTCTCCGCTTCTTCAGCAGGTGTTGATTCTTTCGGTGCTTCTTCGGAGGAAGTTTCCTGGCCTTCGGCAGGCGTAGTTTCTTCTTCgggtttttctgctggactagtttCTCCATCAGTCGGTGTGGTCTCCTCCTTTGCTTCTTCTTCAGGCGTAGTTTCCGCTTCTTCAGCAGGTGTTGATTCATCTTTCGGTGCTTCTTCGGAGGAAGTTTTCTGGCCTTCGGCAGGCGTAGTTTCTTCTTCgggtttttctgctggactagtttCTCCTTCAGTCGGTGTGGTCTCCTCCTTTGCTTCTTCTTCAGGCGTAGTATCCGCTTCTTCAGCAGGTGTTGATTCATCTTTCGGTGCTTCTTCGGAGGAAGTTTCTTGGTCTTCGGCAGGCGTAGTTTCTTCTTCgggtttttctgctggactagtttCTCCTTCAGTCGGTGTGGTCTCCTTTGCTTCTTCTTCAGGCGTAGTCTCCGCTTCTTCAGCAGGCGTTGATTCATCTCTCTGTGCTTCTTCGGCGGAAGTTTCCTGGCCTTCGGCAGGCGTAGTTTCTTCTTCgggtttttctgctggactagtttCTCCTTCAGCCGGTGTGGTCTCCTCCTTTGCTGCTTCTTCAGGCGTAGTTTCCGCTTCTTCAGCAGGTGTTGATTCATCTTTCGGTGCTTCTTCAGAGGAATTTTCCTGGCCTTCGGCAGGCGTAGTTTCTTCTTCGGgcttttctgctggactagtttCTCCTTCAGTCGGTGTGGTCTCCTTCTTTGCTTCTTCTTCAGGCGTAGTTTCCGCTTCTTCAGTAGGTGTTGATTCATCTTTCGGTGCTTCTTCGGAGGAAGTTTCCTGGCCTTCGGCAGGCGTAGTTTCTTCTTCgggtttttctgctggactagtttCTCCTTCAGCCGGTGTGGTCTcctctttttctaattcaggCGTAGTTTTCGCATCTTCAGCAGGTGTTGATTCATCTTTCGGTACTTCTTCGGAGGAAGTTTCCTGGCCTTCGGCAGGCGTAGTTTCTTCTT harbors:
- the LOC128742271 gene encoding mucin-17-like isoform X1; translation: MTKTLKHTLCLLLLINLVTNEVEANIFNMIRNQVALKLDQLLRKLFPITEPLPTITKHNVPDIIKDIEKILKRTDPSEENGNSTKETTPIGGEQSTSEKAPKDESTPAEEAETTPEEEAKETTPAEGETSPAEKYEETTPAEGEETSSEEAPKGESTPAEVAETTPEEEAKKETTAAEEDTSPAEKPEEETTSAEGQETSSEEAPKDESTPAEEVEATPEEEAKEETTAAEEETSPAEKPEEETTSAEGQETSSEEAPKDESTPAEEVEATPEEEAKEETTPAEGETSPAKKPEEETTPAEGQETSSEEVPKDESTPAEDAKTTPELEKEETTPAEGETSPAEKPEEETTPAEGQETSSEEAPKDESTPTEEAETTPEEEAKKETTPTEGETSPAEKPEEETTPAEGQENSSEEAPKDESTPAEEAETTPEEAAKEETTPAEGETSPAEKPEEETTPAEGQETSAEEAQRDESTPAEEAETTPEEEAKETTPTEGETSPAEKPEEETTPAEDQETSSEEAPKDESTPAEEADTTPEEEAKEETTPTEGETSPAEKPEEETTPAEGQKTSSEEAPKDESTPAEEAETTPEEEAKEETTPTDGETSPAEKPEEETTPAEGQETSSEEAPKESTPAEEAETTPEEEAKETTPAEGETSPAEKPEEETTPAEGQETSSEEAPKDESTPAEEAETTPEEEAKEETTPTEGETSPAEKPEEETTPAEGQETSSEEAPKDESTPAEEADTTPEEEAKEETTPDEGETSPAKKSEEETTPAEGQETSSEEAPKESTPAEEAETTPEEEAKGETTPAEGETSPAEKPEEETTPAEGQETSSEEAPKESTPAEEVDTTPEEEAKEKTTPAEGETSPAEKPEEETTPAEGQETSSEEAPKESTPAEEAETTPEEEAKGETTPAEGETSPAEKPEEETTPTEGQETSSEEAPKDESTPAEEADATPEEEAKETTPAEGETSPAEKPEEETTPAEDQETSSEEAPKDESTPAEKTKTTSEEAKEETTPTEGETSPAEKPEEETTPAEGQETSSEEAPKESTPAEEAETTPEEEAKETTPAEGETSPAEKPEEETTPAEGQETSSEEAPKDESTPAEEAETTPEEEAKEETTPAEGETSPAEKPEEETTPAEGQETSAEEAPKDESTPAEEADTTPEEEAKEETTPDEGETSPVKKSEEETTPAEGQETSSEEAPKESTPAEEAETTPEEEAKGETTPAEGETSPAEKPEEETTPAEGQETSSEEAPKDESTPAEETKTTSEEAREETTPTEGETSPAEKPEEETTPAEGQETSSEEAPKDESTPAEEADTTAEEEAKDTTPAEGETSPAEKPEEETTPAEGQETSSEEAPKDESTPAEVAETTPEEEAKEETTPAEGETSPAEKPEEETTPAEDQETSSEEAPKDESTATEEADTTPEKAKETTPTEGETSPAEKPEEETTPAEGQDTSSEEAPKDESTPAEEADTTAEEEAKEETTPTQGETSPAEKPEEETTPAEEQETSSEEAPKDESTPAEEAETTPEEEAKETTPAEGETSPAEKPEEETTPAEGQDTSSEEAPKDESTPAEEADTTAEEEAKEETTPAEGETSPAEKPEEETTPAEGQDISSEEAPKESTPAEEAETTPEEEAKEETTPTEGETSPAEKPEEETTPAKGQDTSSEEAPKDESTPAEEADTTPEEEAKETTPAEGETSPAEKPEEETTPAEGQDTSSEEAPKDESTPAEEAKTTPEEEAKEETTPAEGETSPAEKLEEETTPAEGQDTSSEEAPKESTPAEEAETTPEEEAKEETTPTEGETSPAEKPEEETTPAEGQDTSSEEAPKDESTPAEEADTTAEEEAKEETTPTEGETSPAEKPEEETTPAEGQETSSEEAPKDESTPAEVDTTPEEEAKETTPAEGETSPVEKREETTPAEGQETSSEEAPKDESTPAEEAETTPEEEAKEETTPTEGETSPAEKPEEETTPAEGQDTSSEEAPKDESTPAEKANTTPEEEAKEETTPAEGETSPAEKPEEETTPAEDHETSSEEAPKDESTPAEVDTTPEEEAKETTPAEGETSPAEKPEEETTPAEGQETSSEEAPKDESTPAEEADTTPEEEAKETTPAEGETSPAEKPEEETTPAEGQETSSEEAPKDESTPAEETDATPEEEAKETTPAEGETSPAEKPEEETTPAEGQDTSSEEAPKDESTPAEEADTTAEEEAKEETTPTEGETSPAEKPEEETTPAEGQETSSEEAPKDESTPAEEAETTLEEEAKEETTPAEGETSPAEKPEEETTPAEGQENSSEEAPKESTPAEEAETTPEEEAKGETTPAEGETSPAEKPEEETTPAEGQETSSEEAPKDESTPAEETKTTSEEAKEETTPTEGETSPAEKPEEETTPAEGQETSSEEAPKESTPVEEAETTPEEEAKETTPAEGETSPAEKPEEETTPAEGQETSAEEAPKDESTPVEEAETTPEEEAKEETTPAEGETSPAEKPEEETTPAEDQETSSEEAPKDESTPAEEVETTPEEEAKEETTPAEGETSPAEKPEETTPAEGQETSSGEAPKDESTPAEETKTTPEEEAKEETTPAEGETSPAEKPEEETTPAEGQETASEKPLKDESTPADETKTTPEKEAKEETTPAEGETSPTEKPEEETTPAEGQETSSEEAPKESTPAEEAETTPEEEAKEETKAAEGETSPAEKPEEETTPAEGQETSSGEAPKDESTPAEEVDTTPEEEAKEMTTPSEGETSPAEKPEEDITPDEGQETSSEEAPKDESTPADETKTTPEKEAKEETTPAEGETSPAEKPEEETTPAEDHETSSEEAPKDESTPAEVDTTPEEEAKETTPAEGETSPAEKPEEETTPAEGQETSSEEAPKDESTPAEEADTTPEKEAKETTPAEGETSPAEKPEEETTPAEGQETSSEEAPKDESTPAEETDATPEEETKETTPAEGETSPAEKPEEETTPAEGQDTSSEEAPKDESTPAEEADTTAEEEAKEETTPTEGETSPAEKPEEETTPAEGQETSSEEAPKDESTPAEEAETTLEEEAKEETTPSEGETSLAEKPEEETTPAEGQKTSSEEAPKESTPAEEAETTPEEEAKEETTPVEGETSPAEKPEEDTTRAEGQETSSGEAPKDESTPAEEAENTPEEAKEETTPAEGETSPAEKPEEETTPAEDQETSSEEAPKDESTPAEVDTTPEEAKETTPAEGETSPAEKPEEETTPAEGQETSSEEAPKDESTPAEEAETTPEEEAKETTPAEGETSPAEKPEEETTPAESQETSSGEAPKDESTPAEEAETTPEEEAKEETTPTEGETSPAEKPEEETTPAEDQEPSSEEAPKDESTPAEEVDTTPEEAKETTPAEGETSPAEKPEEETTPAEGQETSSEEAPKDESTPTEEADTTPEEAAKEVTTPAEGETSPAEKPEEGTTPAEGQETSSEEAPKESTPAEEAETTPEEEAKEETTPAEGETSPAEKPEEETTPAEDQETSSEEAPKDESTPAEVDTTPEEEAKETTPAEGETSPAEKPEEENTPAEGQETSSEEAPKDESTPAEEVETTPEEEAKEETTPAEGETSPAEKLEEDTTPAEGQESSSEKAPKDESTPAEEADTTPEAAKETTPAEGETSPAEKPEEETTPAEGQETSSEEAPKDESTPAEETKTTPEEEAKEETTPTEGETSPAEKPEEKTTPAEGQETSAEEAQRDESTPAERADSTPNDEAKEETTPAEGKTSPAEKPEEETTPAEGEETSSEVAPKDESTPAEEAKTTSEEEEAKEETTPAERETSPAEKPEEETTPVVGEETSSEEAQKDESTPAEEAETTSEEEEKGKEETTPAEGETSPAEKPEEETTPAEGEETSSEEAPKYESTPAEEADTTPEEEAKEETTPTEGETSPAEKHEETTPAEGEETSSEEAPKDESTPAEEAETTPEEPKEENAPAEEGETSPAAKPEEETTPAEGEETSSEEASKDESTPAEEAETTPEEEAKEVTTPTKEEEEATAKENGQTTPEEGAKVETTTIGEVKATTIEAEATTISSDLIPECANYVFPPPRPSYLYKELKSYINKSIPLVEPKGFPNIKAIVATISKLKLQSSDYKLSIRRIVDKFESDVHSTITSEREFSNTTRIRTFFDLKNSIQHNYNKFSEKMTKQFIATGVCQRKNFACWKRAENALPKFVDGLNDDAETCDEIFGAQIKFKDERVQANTIQRVIRQIDELRQKCLEHNNSNSYTRSCLAKTLTRSLLRSVAYFKSMKNAIEQQVELSKYVSKLTRQCFANAYHSREPLLKHGIQSLSKCVSGLTAKTTPESELD